The sequence CTTGGTCATTCTGTGTTTTTCAGAAAGGGGAGTGAAATGGTAGCAGCTGTCAGACAAGttataccattaaaggggtattccactcaaaaactTTTCTATTAAGTAGCCCGCCCTAATTCAACATATTGCTCAAAGCAAGTGAATACTTGTTTTGAGCTGTTTTCTGGATATTTCCCCTAACTCGCCCTCTCTGGACACAAAAAAGGAGCTAAACTGAGTACACTCTGTCTTGCTCCGTGCTGCTGAGCCCCCCAGCTTTTAAAACATGTGTTCTTCCTCTcctcaatgggctgggttagcccgcagcacacagcagggggtcACAGCACAGACGCACACCAGAGCCTGCACAATCCTGCGGCTGAGTGCCTGCACAGCCGCCGTATCGCTCCCGTACTGTGACCTCCCCTCCCTCAGCTATGACACCACACTAAGTAGATGATCCATTTATCATATGCGGACAGTCTATCTGTCTGACAAATTTGGCCTTATAGGAGTATGGACCTGTATCTAATATGCCGGGTGTAGATACGGCAGTGTAACATCCACTTCAAACAAGGTGTTCTCCTTGGAGTGCCTCCTTTTTATTGCCATAGTTATCTGGAGTGCTGTATGCTTAGAGCAAGTTCACGACACTTCAGAACATGTTTAATGGATGTAGCTGCTTTTTTATGCTGTAACGTTTGTTGACTTGAGGAAAGGGTAATTTCAgattattacagaaaatactttgCCAGCTTTTATTTGTGATAATGGTAGTTCTATTTACTTCAGTGGGACCTATGCActttacatttctgttgaggtAAATGCAGCTGGCGCCCCGACGAATACAGATATCTCAAGGCTAAAAGCCTAATGAATGCCACGGTCTTGGATCAGGCTCAGATTCTCCTGGTTCCGACTCCCAACCAATTGCATCTGATGTCCAGGACATGTCAGGCATACATTAAAGGCATAGTCTCACATTAATAAAATGaatatgctgcagaagcatatagcattgcttatatATCTGCCCCAGTCTTGAAACTACCAAACATCCTTTTGCTTAGTACTACAATTCACCCAGCCTTCCTGTCCTGCATACTGCCCTTCCACAGCACTCCCGCCAGTTCCTAGAGTTGTTGAcatggagatggtgatgtaggctggagacCAAACCACATTGTGTAGTTCTATTTTCAACTTCTTGACAGggtgaaaacacacacacacacacacacacacacacacacacacacacacacacacacactagttcTATTTGTAATGACACTATGTTAGCAAGTTTTTATCTGTTTGGGTGATAGTTTTAATTTAGATACATTTACTGATACCGCAGTATCCTCTTTTAACTAGATATCTGTGGCTTTGAGGCATAAATAGGGCCTGGTTTTGTTGGTAATGTTCTATGGTATTGCCTTTTAACCTCATCTAAGTAAAATACCTGCAATGTGGACATGGCCTGAGAAATAGACGCCTGGAGCTTGACTTACGACCACCGTTCACCAGCTAGACAGCATACACTGAAGTTAGTCTGGAGACTGCAAATTTCTTTGTGGCACAGGATGCTTGATAAATTTGtcgcaaccttaaaggggtacactgaaggatttttttttttaactggcatcagaattaaattacaaatctgtttaactttctatttaaaaatctccagtcttccagtacttatctgctgctggaGGTCTTACAGTTAGTGGTGCAtctttcgagtctgacacagtgctttcggctgccacctctgccttttacatgaactgtccagagctggaaaggttttctatggggattttgctACCATTCTGAATAGTCCTAATACAGTGATCCTAAAGCAATCACACCTCCTCAGCCTAGCATTTACACCCTATATTGTAATAAAGTTCCCACCTATCGGACAATGCTCCTTTTTAAATAGCATGGTATGAAACCCATGTGGAAAAGAAGGCACATTCTGGTTGGGGGCTTGCTTTTGATAAAATGTCAGATTCAGAAGCTGTACTCAACCTTGACATTTCATTTTTACGAATATCGTGGTTGTGATAATGAAGCACTGCTGCGCGTACAGCGGTAGACCTACTGATATTGGTGGCAAGTGACAATAGACAACATTCTATTGTCCGAATAATATTGTAAGTGTGTTATTAAACagtgcagccattttttttataaaatgctgCCACATGTAGGAAACTGCTTGCCCATACATTTATAACTGTTAAGCCTACATCTATTCTTTACAACACAGCCATCACTCGGCTGAGCAGGCATGTTTTTATTTCGGTGGGATAAGTAGTATGCCACTGTAGTTTATCTCCCATGAGAATTCAGGTAAAGATCCAACATACACATTTCTTTTCCAGTGGAGAGAGCTCCATATAGATGAGAGAATCTGTCATTCTAGCAAATTTCTTCTGACACCCTAAAGCACCCTAATCAAAGATTAAAAAGCATTCCTGGCACCACTCATCCAGTTTGCGTGTGGTATTGTGGCTTGGTTCCATTAGAGCTGGggggaataaaacttttttttcctaatcttGATCATGCCATATAAATGTATATGCACATACGTTTAAAACCAATgattatacagtgatccctcaacttacaatggcctcaggatacaatatttttaacatacaatggtcctatctggaccatcgtaacttgagaccaggctCAACATACAGTGCTACGGACAAACAGtttgaataactagatgatcaaccaatgaaagtggccaatttactgataaaaccccagtattagtgaaatgcCTGCATTGGTTGGCtctctagtagtgattctccagagtatagtgtgatactacatgtcttgtGCTGCAATGAATTtcggtctcaacatacaatattttcaacatacaatggtcatcctggaaccaattaatatcgtatgttgaagATAGAGAATGCTAAAAATCTCATGTGCCCCATCCTGCTTTCCCCAAAATCTGCCCTTATTGGAGAGTCAGGGTGCACCCATGCACATTAATGGCCTGATAAAATCAATGGTTTTGGCTAACTAAAAGTTATCTTATGTTTATAACTTATCTATCTCATATTTGGAGATGTTCTTGCTGGGAGCCCCACCATTCATGAGAATCGATATAATTGATGTGGATACAATGACCCCTGTGTCACAGCCATCAATGTGTAGTAAGGTGTGACATCCTGAAATGAGGCTCTGTAGCTTTAGTAGAAGTTGGGCCATGTCTGGATTGTATGTGCAGTTTGGGTAATGCTTCCAATGCCCAGGCTGAACCAAAGGAGTGTTTTATTTCATTCCGCTCTGTCACTCGCCGCTATCTCTATTGATCTGACATTCTGTTTATCTGATGCTGCACTCAGTAATGCTTCGccagggaaaaacacacaaaacaagcTCTGTGCATCAGCATTTTCATTGTGCCCAGAGCTGAGCCTCCCTTCACATGGTAACATCCCCTTTCAAATTGAACACAAACTTTTTATTGCACCCCCTGTGCCTCTCCCAGTCcattctgtctgtcttgtccaatGCTGGGTTCACCGAGGGCTCTGCTTGTCGTCtctcccctgtagtgtctgtTATCTGGGATACACTGTGCTATGTTCCTCCTGTCCTGCTCTTTGTAGTGTCTTCATCTGTTCTCTGAGCTTGTCTGGGCGGAGTTGAGCTCTGTCTGCTTGTGTTTATTCCAGGGGGGCTTATTAGACAGACCATGGCTTCATTTAAACTTGATTTCCTGCCCGAGATGATGGTGGATCATTGCTCTCTGAATTCCAGTCCTGTGTAAGTGTTTTTGAGCTGTCTCATCCCGTAGGTTTGAGAGGTATCACtgcttttacgttttttttttttccttgtgccTTTCGTGAAATCTGCTCACTATTTTTGTCAATGATTGTGTGCTGTCACCTTAAATCAGCTAAATATCACCTCCACCTGTCTCTGGGCTCATGGTTGTGAGTGGTCGGTCTAATCTTCAGAagccagccatttttttttttttttttattggtcgtGCTGATATTCACAttcctgtgtgtgctgtatttgttCTGTACATAACACTGGATTAACTCCTGATTTGGAGCTTTTAACTCTTAAGTGTACTTTAACTTCTGCAaagtgttttaattttttttttagctttgccTACAATACTTATGTACTACTGTCATTGCTTTTTCTTTTGAATTTTTAAATAGCTCTAAGAAGATGAATGGCACCATGGATCATCCAGACCATCCGGATCCAGATTCCATCAAGATGTTTGTTGGACAGGTTCCCCGCAGCTGGTCAGAAAAAGAGTTGAGGGAGCTATTTGAGCAGTATGGTGCAGTGTATGAAATTAATGTCCTGCGAGACAGAAGCCAGAATCCTCCACAGAGTAAAGGTGAACCTTATTTACATCAGTGGTGAAGCTTAGGGGTAGCTGAACATAGAACTTTGATTTGTTAATTCATTGAGCTGCTTTTCTGTCTAACTAAACTTGCACGCTACAGAAGACCTGTTAGTCATGTTTCTTAAGGAATTCTTTTGTTTCTTTCCCAAGGATGCTGTTTTATTACCTTTTATACCCGTAAGGCTGCATTAGAAGCACAAAATGCTTTGCACAATATGAAGATTCTTCCTGGGGTGAGTAAACTAGCAATTGTACTGAGTAATAGATGTCATCGTAGCAACATCACAATTGCAATGATCTAATTGTTTTTGCATCCTCTTGCTTGTGTCCAGATGCATCATCCAATACAGATGAAGCCAGCTGACAGTGAGAAGAATAACGGTATGTCACCTAGTTCTGAGAAAGATGTGCCTAGGCTTTTCACACTTTCTGGGCTATTAACATGTCATCCACACTTTTTAGTAGCTCTTCCTTCCTGTGTGAAGCAGACTGTGTGCTGTTGCAAGCGCATTATTCGTGGTCTGTTGCAGTTGTTTGTACTGTGCTGTCATTCAATACCTTTCAATGTAGTGTTAGTTGGAAATAGTTATCTTTTGTGATTCTACATGAGTCATTTCAGATGTAAATGATTTCCCATTGCTTAGATCAACTCTTTACAACAGTTAGTTAAACATGGAGTAAATTGTATTGTACACATATTAAATTGTTTTGTTGCACTTTGCTGTTAATTGAATTGGGAATTTGGATAATAGATGTGTCACAGAATGCCTTTTGTTTCTCGCCACTGTTCAGAttttcacaacttttttttttttttttttagctgttgaAGACCGAAAGTTGTTTATTGGCATGGTGTCCAAGAAGTGTAATGAAAATGATATTCGGGTCATGTTCTCTCAGTTTGGGCAGATTGAGGAATGCAGGATCCTGCGAGGACCTGATGGTTTAAGCAGAGGTATCCATGAGTGACATACATGCCATGTACATTTTGTGACTTTGATTCTGCTGCACGTATAGTGaattaaaaaacattttattttgcaGGCTGCGCATTCATCACATTCACAACTAGATCGATGGCACAGAATGCAATCAAAGCCATGCACCAAGCACAAACCATGGAGGTGAGTCCTGACAGCCTTCTGTTGCAAGTGCACTTAACTAATATCTTAAGTTTCACTAAGGCCTCCTGTACACAGTCATCATTCAGGGTCCGCAACAATAAAGAATCCATTCTAGTCTACTTACACAGTCCGTATTAAGGTCTGGGCTTCATAGACTTTTGCCTCCTTCACAAGTGCATAGTCCATGATTGTGGGGGCCCCCACATGACATGTCACTTTATTTCTGGCCAGGATATTTGTTAACCCCATTCATTGGGGTTCAGAGTCAAAATATGTGGTTGAAATCTGAGAGATGCTTTGGATGCTTTGGATTTCTCTCATGGTATAAACTCTGCCTACCATTAGGGGCTTCTACCCAGTGCTGAAAGCATGTGACTGTGTCTTTCCAGCGGCATAGAGTGAACCACACTCTGGCTTCCCTTCCTGCATTCATCTCTGTTAGTAGAAGCTGGTTCCAGTAGCTACATACAGTTTTAATGTACATTCAAATTGCTTTGTGATGTAACAGAAATGAACCATTATTGCACTCCCAAAAAGAATTTTTACTGTGATTTAAGGTAGCACTTCAGCAAAAAATGTATCTAAGAGGCTAACTGTGTTCTGACTACAGAAAAGACCAAACTTCTTGTTGAAGTGTAGAGCCAGGCTTGTTGGTCCATAAATGCAGTCCCTAATTAAAGAGCCTTTTTATGTTACAGGGTTGTTCCTCTCCAATCGTAGTCAAGTTTGCAGACACTCAAAAAGACAAAGAACAGAAACGAATGGCACAACAACTCCAGCAACAGATGCAGCAGATTAATGCAGCCTCTGTGTGGGGGAACCTCGCGGGACTGAACAGTCTGGCACCACAATACTTAGCAGTAAGTGTCGTCAGGTTTGATCTTTACCACTTTGGTTTGTATAACCACAGTGGCAGAGAGAACCACCTTCTCTTAGTGAAGGGAGGACTGCCCAGATGTTTTGAGCTGAGCATCTAGAAATTTGTAGGTGGAttcacactttatttttttaaaaacttatttTCACATTGCAGTTCTATATGTTCAGCTCGCTCTCCTGCAGGAATCGCCAGTTCTTAGTGTGGTGGCTTGGCATCGCCTAACCCTTTTGCAGtggaaataattttttcttttgtgatGGTTTTGTTCTAACTCACCTGGCCCTCCCGCTCACTCCAGCTTCCCGTTGTTCACTCTGTGGATATCTGTGGTGTGAAACATTTTTCTCCCCAGAACGGAACAAGCCCTCACTCTCcttcttgttttgttttggtGTAATGTCTAGCTTTATTTGCAGCTCCTCCAGCAGACAGCCTCTTCCGGCAACCTCAACTCCCTAAGTGGCCTCCATCCCATGGGAGGTGAGTACTCCACGGGGAGGACATCAGGTGTgtgctttttctttttacttttttacatggCTTTTAAAATTTTGTATGTTATTGTCAGCATTTTGTCAGTCACAATCAACATGTGCCGTCTCCTTTTCTTAAAAAATTGAAATGATTGAAATAAAAATTAGACTTGACCATATTGGTTGATGCACATGTGGCGTTCTCATGCCTGTGTTGCGTGTTACAGGACTCAGTGCCATGCAGATACAGAACTTGGCAGCTTTAGCAGCAGCTGCCAGCGTTACACAGAACCCACCAAGTGCAGGCTCGGCACTCACTACATCCAGCAGTCCTCTCAGCGTCTTGACCAGTTCTGGTGAGCTGCACATGTTTTCTGCGAACTGTCTGCGTCCATTTTAGGACAAGCTTTGATGTTTTTCTTCCAGGGGCAGATACTTCGGTCTGTGGCAGAAAAGACTATAGTCTAcgcctgctcttaaaggggttatccagttctacaaaaacatggccactttctttcagagacaacacgactcttgtctccagttcaggtgcggtttgcaattaagctccattcacttcaatgaaactgagcagcaaaaccccacccaagctggagacaagagtggggctgtctctgtaagaaagtggccatgtttttgtagcgctggataacccctttaagagacttaATTGAGACATAAGGGGAAATCAAAAGGGAAATTACACCCGAACTTGGATATTTTTTTGGTGTGATCTGCCTTGTCCAGTTGAGGGCGGAGGGGGTTACTGGTTTGTGTGTGGTGgttagagatgtatacagtataaacaaTGTAAATGCATACCCATTGTGAGACCTGTTCAGTGTGTACAAGAATGAAGATTTTCCTGTATGGCTGTTTAACAGTACATTCAGTGAATAAATAATGTAGCTTGTGTAAGATTTCAGTTACCATGCGTAGGCACCATTGCAATTCCTTCAACTTTTTGTGGGTGAAATTTTGAAGTGAATTGATTCATACCAGAACCCTTTATGGGCACAATTATGGAATAAAATCAAACTTATTAGAACCCATCACTGGGATAGAGCTTATAAAGGCACTAGCAGGGGCCACTGCTTTCAAAGCGGAGAGCTGTGCTTGATAccctagaccagtgtttctcaaccttttcaagccaagtacccccatgtgacagggtgctccagccaagtacccccaGAGATACGATGGATTATAATCTTTGCCCTAGGGTAGATTAACGCGTatgttttgcagcaaaatccgctgcgatactctgtactgttatcgCTACCTGAATATAGCCAGTGCCTATTTAACTTATTAGCTGCCTGGCcttacagatcatacttacctgacaACGCTCCCATCTACTTCTCAGTGTCGCAGGTCACTGACAGCACACCTAGCCAATCGGTGGCTGCAGTGGGCAGTCAGTGAGTCAGGAGCCAGGGAAGCAGGTAgaagcttggacaggtaatgatatgcccctttcagctaggtatgcctgcccctggagccagatatgccccttttTGCTAGGTATCCCTCTTGCAGCCCAGTATGTCCCATGGAACCAGATGTGCCCCTAGCCAGATGTGTCCCATGGAGCTGGATATGTCccccctgcagccaaataacaACCCCAGCAAAGCCAGATACCTTCCTCCATGTAGCAAGATACcctcccccttgcagccagatacctccctatgtTGTCAAGACAcctccttctatgtagccagattcctccccccatgtagccagatacctccccccatgtagtcagctacctcccccatgtagtcagctacctccccatgtagccagttgTTTTGATGGTTGATTTAATGTTGCTATCTATTAAGGCTGCACTGAGAGAGGTCTGTGAGGggtcaccccttggaaaaaatttTTTGTCTCTGAGCACTGCTACCAAATGTTCtacgaaatacaaaaaaaaaaagaaaaaaaacatcattcagtgactcacaggtgacatcttttttgatctgaggtgtcactttgcCTCTCCGCCCAGCcaaggcctccatgatgatttcttgcagctacagttcttcagaacctgccagacaaacatcttaggcttcgcacatttccagcaacttccttccattttcccacctataggctcctatacagtagtcatGGTGTCATGTGTAGTAAAGTGAGTAGAtatgtgggttgcccctgtaTACTAGGTTCCACTGCtgtaccccaatatagtaataatgtctcctgctgtgccctccatatagtaataatgtcccctgctgtccctccatataatataataactccCTGCTTTGCCCACATAGTATTTATGCCCCtctcctgtgccctccatatagtaataatgccttgttgtgcccctatagtaataatgccccctgccctcatagtaataatgccctccctACCTccccatagtaaatgtcccctgccctgtcacataataatgcccccccatatgccccaaaacaaacaaacaaactttatgCTCACCTAATCCTAAAACTCTCTCTTCTTCAACCCCAGAGCCAGGGTAATCAGAGTGAGCCAAGGCACTGCAGAGTGAGGTCTGAAGGAGAGTggaggtgaagggaggagagaggagctgaaggggggagagaggaggtgaaggggggagaggaggtgtaggggggatagagaggaggagaagagggagaggaggtgatggtgtGAGAGAGGTGGAGAGAAGAGGTGAtggtgggagagaggaggagaaggggtgagagagggggagagaggagatgatggtaggagaaaggaggagaaggggtgagagagagggggaaaagaggagatgatggtgggagaaaggaggagaaggggtgagagagagggggcagagaggaggagaagggggcagagaggaggagaagggggcagagaggaggagaagggggcagagaggaggaacagagaggaggtTGAATTTTGTATTTTTGAGGCGCAATTGCCCCATAGCACCTGCGggtgggtgatgctgctgggggaaggagagaGGTCCTATGAATGTTGAATGTTGCTGAGCTTCTGTAGCCCATTGGAACATCCTGTGGGCTTTATCTCCCTAATTTGAATAAAAGTTCTAAAGCTTATAGTGATATATTGAAAACTTTAGTCAGCACAAAGGTGTGCTTTAAGCCGCTGTCTGTTATGTGAGGGTAACACTGTggtcattaaagaggtattcccatcagaAGTAGTTATGCCTTCACAGTGTcaacaggatagggcataactaagaaaACACAAGGGGTACCTTTGAGTGGGGACACCGAAATCCCTGCTGGATGGCGCTCTGGGCCTCAAATATGTGccacggctctatttattctctatagaGCTGCTGAACACAGCCAAAAGCTGGATTCAGTGGCTTTGTAGAAATTAAATTGAGTTACGGCCCACAACTCCATTCTGTGGGGATTTTGGTGTCTCCCTCCTTGATCGCAGGGTGGATAGGTCATAACTACTGCGCCTATTAGTGTTTTTTCTTCATGGGACAGCACAGGGGCAGCTAAAGTGCAAGCACTCTAAAAGGCCTTCCCGAACCCTTTAGAGTGGCATTGACATAAGTGGGTTATTGGGAGTCTTTGCAGTCACACTTAATGTAATAGGTTTAAAGTGGATTTAAGCAGTGTGGTGTGATTACATAAAAGCCCTAAATGTGGCAATATAGCATAAATTTAAAAGGGGCTCCACCCAAAAACTAAGATTGTGCCGTAAAGGAAAAAATTGcagtgaacctttttttttttttttttttttttaatggcttaaCTCCTATCCCATAGGATGCCTTGCTTTATAGTAGATACAGTTCTCTGTGATACATAGTAAATTAATAGTGTTGGCATTTCTCTGCCTAGAGAGCAATAGGCTCTAGGAGCAGTTCATAAGATTTCAGTTGAGGCCTATTGTTTTGGTATGTCAATATATAGATTATCATTATGTTTGCTACAGCAGTAGGGAATTGGGATATGTATAGCAAAATAAGATAGATTACAGCGTTTATACAGGTTTACCTAAAGAGGATCTTTCTTTTGATAAATCCAGCTGTCAGCATCCACGTTGACGACTCAATGGAGCACCAGCTACAATTGGATGCCGATAGATGGATTTTTGCACATCCTCTAACTTACGTCTGCTAACATATCTGTTGGCACAGTTGCCGCAACAAATTGACTTAGTTTGATTGAATTATTCCCTGTGATTGATTTGTACATGGCCATTGGGGATTATATTAATTTTTCGTCttatatttaaagaaaaatacattATTCAGGCTATTAACTGTTCTATGTCTTCCTTTGGCTTACCATTTTTGTCAGGTTCATCCCCTGGTTCAAATAACAATTCATCAGTCAATCCCATGGCGTCTCTTGGAGCTCTTCAGACCTTAGCTGGTGCCACTGCAGGGCTCAATGTTGGCTCTTTAGCAGGTATGTTCCACATTGGTTTACAGTGCATATCACAACATCTATTCTTCTAGACCTCAAAACTCAAGACCTTCCGACCATCTAATGAAGGTTGTCCGCCCCTTCTCATTCAGGACACACATGTACATGACAGAGTGCACGTGTTAGGGGTTCGGTAGGAATAGCTGTCTGGCTGAGGGCTAATGTGGCTAGGTTTACAGCAAAAATATTCAAGGATGAAATCAACAGGAAAGCCGCATTTAGCAGGCACTGAGTTTGCATCTCAGtttagacacttttttttttttttttttttttcccccctataggaATGGCGGCTTTAAATGGTGGTCTGGGTAGCAGTGGTCTTTCTAACGGCACTGGAAGCACAATGGAAGCCCTGAGCCAAGCTTACTCTGGAATCCAGCAGTATGCGGCTGCCGCGTTGCCCTCACTCTACAACCAGAGCCTGTTATCTCAGCAGGGCCTGGGAGCTGCAGGCAGTCAAAAGGAAGGTACGTTTTCTGGTCTGATGACTTGTGTGTCTGTGGTTTAGTTACAATGCTAGAATACAACTCTTTTTGGTTGGTGATTTACAGCAGTGTTCAAGGTCAAAATCATCATGGTTGAAATGCTTTCTAAAAACTAGGGAGCTCTTGCTGACAGACCTGTTTTCTGGATAGTGATGTCAGTTGTTTAATTCCAACAGACTAATATAATCTACATCTAGGACTTCTtatggtgatgtgtgtgtgtgtgtgtgtgtgtgtgtgtatatataaatattttatataaaattatatgcTGGGTTACTTTTTTCAATGATTTCTCCTGAACTTTGTTGAAACCAAGTGCATATAACAATGTTTGCATTACTGATGCCTTCATCTCCTGTCTGCTCTGTCTCATCTAACTAGTGGGTCTTTGGCTTATAGGCCCAGAGGGAGCAAACCTCTTTA is a genomic window of Dendropsophus ebraccatus isolate aDenEbr1 chromosome 4, aDenEbr1.pat, whole genome shotgun sequence containing:
- the CELF1 gene encoding CUGBP Elav-like family member 1 isoform X5 yields the protein MASFKLDFLPEMMVDHCSLNSSPVSKKMNGTMDHPDHPDPDSIKMFVGQVPRSWSEKELRELFEQYGAVYEINVLRDRSQNPPQSKGCCFITFYTRKAALEAQNALHNMKILPGMHHPIQMKPADSEKNNAVEDRKLFIGMVSKKCNENDIRVMFSQFGQIEECRILRGPDGLSRGCAFITFTTRSMAQNAIKAMHQAQTMEGCSSPIVVKFADTQKDKEQKRMAQQLQQQMQQINAASVWGNLAGLNSLAPQYLALLQQTASSGNLNSLSGLHPMGGEYSTGRTSGLSAMQIQNLAALAAAASVTQNPPSAGSALTTSSSPLSVLTSSGSSPGSNNNSSVNPMASLGALQTLAGATAGLNVGSLAGMAALNGGLGSSGLSNGTGSTMEALSQAYSGIQQYAAAALPSLYNQSLLSQQGLGAAGSQKEGPEGANLFIYHLPQEFGDQDILQMFMPFGNVVSAKVFIDKQTNLSKCFGFVSYDNPVSAQAAIQSMNGFQIGMKRLKVQLKRSKNDSKPY
- the CELF1 gene encoding CUGBP Elav-like family member 1 isoform X3 — translated: MASFKLDFLPEMMVDHCSLNSSPVSKKMNGTMDHPDHPDPDSIKMFVGQVPRSWSEKELRELFEQYGAVYEINVLRDRSQNPPQSKGCCFITFYTRKAALEAQNALHNMKILPGMHHPIQMKPADSEKNNAVEDRKLFIGMVSKKCNENDIRVMFSQFGQIEECRILRGPDGLSRGCAFITFTTRSMAQNAIKAMHQAQTMEGCSSPIVVKFADTQKDKEQKRMAQQLQQQMQQINAASVWGNLAGLNSLAPQYLALYLQLLQQTASSGNLNSLSGLHPMGGEYSTGRTSGLSAMQIQNLAALAAAASVTQNPPSAGSALTTSSSPLSVLTSSGSSPGSNNNSSVNPMASLGALQTLAGATAGLNVGSLAGMAALNGGLGSSGLSNGTGSTMEALSQAYSGIQQYAAAALPSLYNQSLLSQQGLGAAGSQKEGPEGANLFIYHLPQEFGDQDILQMFMPFGNVVSAKVFIDKQTNLSKCFGFVSYDNPVSAQAAIQSMNGFQIGMKRLKVQLKRSKNDSKPY
- the CELF1 gene encoding CUGBP Elav-like family member 1 isoform X8; protein product: MASFKLDFLPEMMVDHCSLNSSPVSKKMNGTMDHPDHPDPDSIKMFVGQVPRSWSEKELRELFEQYGAVYEINVLRDRSQNPPQSKGCCFITFYTRKAALEAQNALHNMKILPGMHHPIQMKPADSEKNNAVEDRKLFIGMVSKKCNENDIRVMFSQFGQIEECRILRGPDGLSRGCAFITFTTRSMAQNAIKAMHQAQTMEGCSSPIVVKFADTQKDKEQKRMAQQLQQQMQQINAASVWGNLAGLNSLAPQYLALLQQTASSGNLNSLSGLHPMGGLSAMQIQNLAALAAAASVTQNPPSAGSALTTSSSPLSVLTSSGSSPGSNNNSSVNPMASLGALQTLAGATAGLNVGSLAGMAALNGGLGSSGLSNGTGSTMEALSQAYSGIQQYAAAALPSLYNQSLLSQQGLGAAGSQKEGPEGANLFIYHLPQEFGDQDILQMFMPFGNVVSAKVFIDKQTNLSKCFGFVSYDNPVSAQAAIQSMNGFQIGMKRLKVQLKRSKNDSKPY
- the CELF1 gene encoding CUGBP Elav-like family member 1 isoform X9, encoding MNGTMDHPDHPDPDSIKMFVGQVPRSWSEKELRELFEQYGAVYEINVLRDRSQNPPQSKGCCFITFYTRKAALEAQNALHNMKILPGMHHPIQMKPADSEKNNAVEDRKLFIGMVSKKCNENDIRVMFSQFGQIEECRILRGPDGLSRGCAFITFTTRSMAQNAIKAMHQAQTMEGCSSPIVVKFADTQKDKEQKRMAQQLQQQMQQINAASVWGNLAGLNSLAPQYLALYLQLLQQTASSGNLNSLSGLHPMGGEYSTGRTSGLSAMQIQNLAALAAAASVTQNPPSAGSALTTSSSPLSVLTSSGSSPGSNNNSSVNPMASLGALQTLAGATAGLNVGSLAGMAALNGGLGSSGLSNGTGSTMEALSQAYSGIQQYAAAALPSLYNQSLLSQQGLGAAGSQKEVGLWLIGPEGANLFIYHLPQEFGDQDILQMFMPFGNVVSAKVFIDKQTNLSKCFGFVSYDNPVSAQAAIQSMNGFQIGMKRLKVQLKRSKNDSKPY